A single Harpia harpyja isolate bHarHar1 chromosome 6, bHarHar1 primary haplotype, whole genome shotgun sequence DNA region contains:
- the ELFN2 gene encoding protein phosphatase 1 regulatory subunit 29: MRAPLQTMMCLGLWAAALLCLFSPGTVRGDCWLIEGDKGYVWLAICSQNQPPYETIPQHINSTVHDLRLNENKLKVVLYSSLNRFGNLTDLNLTKNEISYIEDGAFMGQSNLQVLQLGYNKLTNLTEGMLRGMARLQFLFVQHNLIELVTPTAFSECPSLISIDLSSNRLSRLEGNTFTSLSNLMVCELAGNPFNCDCSLYSFLNWLALFNNVTKNYDRLQCETPREFAGYPLLVPRPHHNRNAITIFQSMCRGGTIPSLSRVNPTPYTPDSQRDLDEGSAISPGDFLSVKPPASSTTDSSFSPSIKLHDVTITSAILMVTIPMPYSKMYVLVQYNNSYVSDIATLKSKKEYVTVNKLKAHTDYTFCVASIRNNRRYNHTCLTFATRSKGREDPISSTSTTTHYIMTTLGCLFGMVIVLGVVYYCLRKRRMQEEKQKSLNVKKTILEMRYGSDIDTSTMVHPSQKLGEPPVIPVSRMSSIPSMIGEKLPPSKSMEAGMETPKVTTKGNYIEVRTGGGDGLERTQRDEDLRELDNGQGSAAEISTIAKEVDKVNQIINNCIDALKLDTASFLGGGTGVDSDMAFECQSIPASSSGGLERPSFLSPPYKESSHHPLQRQLSADAAVARKTCSVSSSGSIKSAKVFSLDVPDHPPLSKSDSKYIEKGSPLNSPLDRLPLVSPAAIHHLEVKPSYHCSEHRHSFPALYYEESADTLSQRVSFLKPLSRSKRDSTYSQLSPRHYFSGYSSSPEYSSESTHKIWERFRPYKKHHREEVYMAAGHALRKKVQFAKDEDLHDILDYWKGVSAQQKL, from the coding sequence atGAGGGCACCACTGCAGACCATGATGTGCCTGGGGTTGTGggcagctgccctgctctgcttgtTTTCCCCTGGCACCGTGCGAGGTGACTGCTGGCTGATTGAGGGGGACAAAGGTTATGTGTGGCTGGCCATCTGCAGCCAGAACCAGCCCCCGTACGAGACGATCCCCCAGCATATCAACAGCACGGTGCACGACTTGCGTCTGAACGAGAATAAGCTCAAAGTGGTGCTGTACTCCTCCCTCAACCGCTTCGGCAACCTGACTGATTTGAACCTGACCAAGAATGAGATCTCCTATATCGAGGATGGGGCTTTCATGGGCCAGTCAAACCTCCAGGTCTTACAGCTGGGCTACAACAAACTCACCAACCTGACAGAGGGCATGTTGCGGGGCATGGCCCGTCTCCAGTTCCTCTTTGTGCAGCACAACCTAATTGAGCTGGTCACCCCTACTGCCTTCTCTGAGTGCCCCAGCTTGATTAGCATTGACCTGTCATCTAACCGTCTCAGCCGCCTGGAGGGGAACACTTTCACCAGCTTGAGCAATCTGATGGTGTGCGAGCTGGCTGGCAACCCCTTCAACTGCGACTGTAGCCTCTACAGCTTTCTTAACTGGCTGGCGCTCTTCAACAATGTCACCAAGAACTATGACCGGCTCCAGTGTGAGACTCCACGGGAGTTCGCTGGGTACCCGCTCCTGGTACCTCGGCCTCACCATAACCGCAATGCCATCACCATCTTCCAGTCCATGTGCAGAGGTGGCaccatcccttccctctccaggGTCAACCCTACCCCTTACACCCCTGACTCCCAGCGAGAcctggacgagggctcagccATCAGCCCTGGGGACTTCCTCTCAGTCAAGCCTCCAGCCTCCTCCACCACTGACTCCTCCTTCAGTCCCAGCATCAAGCTCCATGATGTCACCATTACCTCAGCCATCCTGATGGTAACCATCCCCATGCCCTACAGTAAGATGTATGTGCTGGTCCAATACAACAACAGCTACGTTTCTGACATAGCAACACTGAAGAGCAAGAAGGAATATGTCACTGTCAACAAGTTGAAGGCCCACACTGATTATACTTTCTGTGTGGCCTCCATCCGCAACAACAGGCGCTACAACCACACTTGCCTGACCTTTGCAACCCGGAGCAAAGGCAGGGAGGACCCTATTTCCAGTACTTCCACCACCACACACTATATCATGACCACCCTGGGTTGCCTCTTTGGGATGGTCATTGTCCTGGGAGTGGTGTACTACTGCCTGCGGAAGCGGAGGatgcaggaggagaaacagaagTCCCTCAATGTCAAAAAGACCATTCTAGAAATGCGTTACGGATCGGATATTGATACCAGTACCATGGTCCATCCTTCCCAGAAGCTGGGTGAGCCACCAGTCATCCCTGTCTCACGGATGTCCTCCATCCCTTCCATGATTGGGGAGAAGTTGCCCCCATCAAAGTCAATGGAGGCTGGGATGGAGACTCCTAAAGTCACCACCAAAGGTAACTACATTGAGGTGCGGACTGGTGGTGGGGATGGGCTGGAGCGAACCCAGCGGGATGAGGACCTGAGGGAACTTGACAATGGGCAAGGCTCAGCTGCTGAGATCTCTACTATAGCCAAGGAGGTAGACAAGGTCAACCAGATCATCAACAACTGCATTGATGCCCTCAAGCTGGACACAGCCTCATTCCTGGGTGGTGGGACTGGTGTTGACTCAGACATGGCCTTTGAGTGCCAGTCCATCCCAGCCAGTTCCTCGGGTGGGCTAGAGCGGCCTAGCTTTCTTTCCCCACCCTACAAGGAAAGCTCCCACCACCCTTTGCAGCGCCAGCTCAGTGCTGATGCTGCCGTGGCCAGAAAGACCTGCAGTGTCTCCTCTAGTGGCTCCATCAAGAGCGCCAAGGTCTTCAGCTTGGATGTGCCTGACCACCCACCACTCAGCAAGTCTGACTCCAAATACATTGAGAAGGGCAGCCCACTCAACAGCCCTTTGGATCGTCTTCCCTTGGTGTCCCCGGCCGCCATCCACCACTTGGAGGTCAAGCCTTCTTACCATTGCAGTGAGCACCGTCACTCCTTCCCGGCCCTGTACTACGAGGAAAGTGCTGACACTTTAAGCCAGCGGGTGTCATTCCTCAAGCCACTCTCCCGGTCCAAGCGAGACTCCACGTACTCCCAGCTCTCCCCCAGACACTACTTCTCGGGCTACTCCTCCAGCCCTGAGTACTCATCAGAGAGCACCCATAAGATCTGGGAGCGATTCCGGCCTTACAAGAAGCACCACAGGGAGGAGGTTTACATGGCGGCTGGGCATGCCCTGCGGAAGAAAGTTCAGTTTGCCAAGGACGAGGATCTGCATGACATCCTGGATTACTGGAAAGGAgtctctgctcagcagaagctgTGA